In Synechococcus sp. A18-25c, a single window of DNA contains:
- a CDS encoding ABC transporter ATP-binding protein, giving the protein MQLKSQTWNELKLLLQELSPKRLRFLGLVLMASFVQGLIDIFLVGLLARLVGLLAGAKLGDQIPGIRFFGGGLLDQAGWIVVLLISAYWLASGIRFGVALLESLLTAEIWADLVNKVYRNLMLQRYEFFMHKRTSVLSERFNRILNRVTGAVITPMIAIAGSLLSVISLIVGVVFVLGGSTLLVFLLMLAAYALSSKIITPYLRLALRQKNRYSRRLKIIFSESIQSMRDIQLYSSHNYFVSRFSREGVAAKRNERISTLLPNVPRFVIEPAGITILFAVGLAPVIASGNNESLRDVLPELATTMVVLLRIAGPLQAVFRNINKLRGGLPEVKDALELLRMSPQRLSLGDPGVPSPQGVMPRRLIQLNNVNFSYLGSDVKVLRSISLTIPVGSRVALVGRTGSGKTTLAQILLGLYTPTSGRLLLDGVPVSDEEMPAWQANCAFVPQNIRLLDASVRENVAFCEDPDTIDDDQVWAALEAAQFSEYVAQMPYGLFTMCGENGIKLSGGQRQRLSLARAFYRRARLMVLDEATSALDNKTEHDVMQALDLVGRRCTMVVIAHRLSTVKKCDCIYEVDQGRIIASGDFQTLTKTSASFREMTMLDAV; this is encoded by the coding sequence ATGCAACTGAAAAGCCAGACCTGGAATGAACTGAAGCTGCTGCTGCAGGAACTGTCTCCCAAGCGTCTGCGCTTCCTCGGCTTGGTGCTGATGGCCTCGTTTGTTCAGGGTCTGATTGATATTTTCTTGGTGGGCTTGCTGGCCCGTCTGGTGGGTCTACTGGCAGGCGCCAAGCTCGGAGATCAAATCCCCGGGATCCGTTTTTTCGGTGGCGGACTGCTGGATCAAGCGGGATGGATTGTTGTTCTGCTGATCTCTGCGTACTGGCTGGCTTCAGGGATTCGCTTCGGCGTGGCGCTTCTCGAATCACTCTTGACGGCTGAAATATGGGCGGATCTTGTGAATAAGGTTTATCGAAACCTGATGTTGCAGCGGTATGAGTTTTTCATGCATAAGCGAACGTCTGTCCTGTCTGAGCGTTTCAATCGAATTTTAAACAGAGTGACGGGCGCTGTGATCACACCAATGATTGCAATTGCAGGAAGTTTATTATCAGTCATTTCTTTAATCGTTGGAGTTGTATTTGTTCTGGGTGGATCAACTCTACTTGTTTTTTTATTAATGCTAGCGGCCTATGCGCTTTCTTCGAAAATTATCACCCCTTACTTGCGGCTTGCATTAAGGCAAAAGAATAGATATTCGCGGCGTTTGAAAATCATATTTTCTGAATCTATCCAGTCAATGAGAGACATTCAGCTTTACTCTTCTCACAATTATTTTGTATCTCGATTTTCTCGTGAAGGAGTCGCTGCTAAGCGAAATGAAAGAATCTCAACATTGCTCCCTAATGTTCCTCGGTTTGTGATTGAACCAGCTGGGATTACTATTTTATTTGCTGTTGGCCTTGCTCCTGTTATTGCTTCAGGCAACAACGAAAGTTTGAGGGATGTTCTCCCTGAATTAGCTACTACCATGGTTGTTCTTTTGAGAATTGCTGGTCCTTTGCAAGCTGTGTTTCGCAACATTAATAAGTTGCGTGGGGGTCTGCCAGAGGTTAAAGATGCGCTCGAGCTATTGAGAATGTCACCCCAGAGATTGTCGCTTGGTGATCCAGGAGTTCCTTCTCCGCAGGGGGTGATGCCAAGGCGCCTTATTCAATTAAATAATGTTAATTTTAGCTATCTTGGTAGCGATGTAAAAGTTCTTCGGTCAATCTCTCTAACAATACCTGTGGGGTCTCGCGTCGCCCTTGTTGGTCGGACGGGAAGCGGGAAGACAACGTTGGCCCAAATTTTGCTTGGTCTCTACACACCGACAAGCGGCAGGCTGTTGCTCGACGGAGTGCCAGTTTCTGACGAAGAGATGCCTGCTTGGCAGGCCAATTGCGCTTTCGTTCCTCAAAACATTCGGCTGCTCGATGCAAGCGTTCGCGAGAATGTGGCTTTCTGCGAAGATCCCGACACTATCGATGACGATCAGGTTTGGGCCGCTCTTGAAGCAGCCCAATTTTCAGAATATGTCGCGCAGATGCCCTATGGGTTATTCACGATGTGTGGAGAAAATGGCATCAAGCTTTCAGGTGGCCAGCGTCAGCGATTGTCGCTGGCAAGAGCTTTCTATCGGCGTGCTCGCTTGATGGTGCTTGATGAGGCGACTAGTGCTCTCGATAACAAAACAGAGCACGATGTGATGCAGGCCTTGGATCTCGTGGGGCGGCGCTGCACCATGGTGGTCATCGCACATCGACTCTCCACTGTGAAAAAGTGCGATTGCATCTATGAGGTGGATCAGGGGCGAATTATTGCCTCTGGAGACTTCCAGACTCTGACGAAGACCTCAGCAAGCTTCCGTGAAATGACCATGTTGGATGCGGTTTAG
- a CDS encoding ChbG/HpnK family deacetylase, whose product MRLKLLLNRVLRYGVVGGTAAAVHLGVLLLLGQWISLSLANPIAFLAASIAGYLGHALLTFREETGGEQFARRWLLLQYVVNISVCALLPLLKAPTLVLVFTPTVLNALIWSQAARFSLRRRVDTVIPLRHADDLGLSPATNEAILRLAASGQLDGTSVLVNGPVAAEGVTAWTALVAAQPHLQLVLHLCLTEGPCCAPPELVPDLVNARGHLRRSFGQWLLLSLWPPRHPSRRRLERQLGLEVEAQIRQFRRLCGNGPIHLDGHQHIHLVPVVLDALLKRATTQQITWLRRTDEPLPTGLPISDWWRAIRDAGLLKWVVLQWLSRRAHPAMRRHGIVSNQSFAGVLFTGHMAGAPLRAAWSTLRSTSNDGSGTPPLLLAHPAAPLDTDLAQAGFAVSAPFAASPWRQREWQALQAL is encoded by the coding sequence ATGCGCCTGAAGCTTCTGCTCAACCGCGTGCTGCGGTATGGCGTGGTGGGGGGCACTGCAGCGGCCGTGCACCTTGGCGTGCTGCTGCTGCTGGGCCAATGGATCAGCCTCAGCCTGGCCAACCCGATCGCCTTCCTGGCCGCCTCGATCGCGGGCTATCTCGGCCACGCCTTGCTCACCTTCCGGGAAGAGACTGGTGGTGAACAGTTCGCCAGGCGCTGGCTGCTGCTGCAGTACGTGGTCAACATCAGTGTCTGCGCCCTGCTGCCACTGCTCAAGGCACCGACCTTGGTGCTGGTGTTCACCCCCACGGTGCTGAATGCCCTGATCTGGTCGCAGGCTGCGCGATTCAGCCTGCGTCGCAGGGTCGACACCGTCATTCCCCTGCGCCACGCCGATGATCTGGGCCTCAGCCCGGCCACCAACGAGGCCATCCTCAGGCTGGCCGCCAGTGGCCAGCTCGATGGCACAAGCGTGTTGGTGAATGGCCCCGTGGCGGCTGAAGGCGTCACGGCCTGGACCGCACTGGTCGCTGCCCAACCGCACCTGCAATTGGTGCTCCACCTCTGCCTCACCGAAGGGCCCTGCTGTGCCCCGCCTGAGCTGGTGCCGGATCTGGTGAATGCAAGGGGGCACCTCCGCCGTTCCTTCGGTCAATGGCTGCTGCTCTCGCTCTGGCCGCCGAGGCATCCGTCGCGGCGCCGACTGGAACGACAGCTGGGACTGGAGGTGGAGGCGCAGATCCGGCAATTCCGGAGGCTCTGCGGGAATGGACCGATCCATCTGGACGGGCATCAACACATCCATCTAGTGCCGGTGGTGCTCGATGCGTTGCTGAAGCGGGCCACCACGCAACAAATCACCTGGCTGCGTCGCACCGATGAGCCTCTGCCGACAGGGCTACCGATCTCCGACTGGTGGCGAGCGATTCGGGACGCAGGCCTGCTCAAGTGGGTTGTGCTCCAATGGCTCAGCCGACGCGCCCATCCCGCCATGCGCCGCCATGGCATCGTTAGCAACCAGAGCTTCGCCGGCGTGCTGTTCACCGGTCACATGGCCGGCGCCCCACTGCGCGCGGCATGGTCCACCCTGCGCAGCACCAGCAACGATGGGTCTGGCACACCACCACTGCTGCTGGCCCATCCGGCTGCGCCCCTCGACACCGATCTGGCCCAAGCCGGTTTCGCCGTGTCGGCGCCTTTTGCCGCCTCACCCTGGAGACAGCGGGAATGGCAAGCGCTTCAGGCGTTGTGA
- a CDS encoding glycosyltransferase, whose product MTPTEPSSVRFNSIRVLVPGTGTRFRCGGLRVALQTARLLSTLRPTQVVTYRERSDEHPFLDDLLRAESAPSDALWIVSWGFDVPRSLERLRGRPVVYQAHSSGYRFDLPPGVPVVAVSRNTLGYWADRAPRNPLFLVPNALEPHWVERGLRPSSVAGSTRSERSIDVLVQRRKSSPYVLNQLVPALQAQGLRVEVQSGWVDDLVALFNHSKVYLYDSAEYWRGRGVSEGFGLPPLEALACGCVVFSSFNHALADMLTPGATAHQIGQGTLANDEARIVAAVANPDAWLPDAVTLDGLLSEVAERRWCERWSHVLTQLEDLQVYGASGVSTAAALRSPSTRRLRWRQRWDRLQSRVANRLPGWLPSP is encoded by the coding sequence ATGACACCAACGGAACCCTCCTCCGTGAGGTTCAATTCCATTCGGGTTCTGGTGCCTGGCACCGGAACCCGTTTTCGTTGTGGTGGTCTCCGTGTGGCGCTGCAGACCGCTCGCTTGCTGTCCACGCTGCGGCCTACGCAGGTGGTCACCTATCGGGAACGCAGTGACGAGCACCCCTTCCTCGACGATCTGCTGCGCGCTGAGTCGGCGCCAAGTGATGCCCTTTGGATCGTGAGCTGGGGGTTTGATGTTCCCCGCTCCCTGGAGCGTTTGCGCGGGCGCCCTGTGGTCTATCAGGCCCACAGCAGCGGCTATCGATTTGATCTGCCGCCTGGGGTCCCGGTGGTTGCGGTCAGTCGCAACACCCTGGGCTACTGGGCCGATCGTGCGCCACGGAATCCCTTGTTTCTGGTGCCCAATGCCCTCGAACCCCACTGGGTCGAGAGGGGGTTGCGCCCCAGTTCTGTCGCGGGAAGCACTCGGTCTGAGCGGTCGATTGATGTGCTGGTCCAGCGTCGCAAAAGCAGCCCCTATGTGCTGAATCAACTGGTGCCGGCCTTGCAAGCGCAAGGTTTGCGAGTAGAGGTCCAGAGCGGTTGGGTTGACGATCTGGTGGCGTTGTTCAACCACTCCAAGGTTTACCTCTATGACTCGGCCGAGTATTGGCGTGGTCGTGGGGTGAGTGAGGGTTTCGGTTTGCCGCCGCTGGAGGCGCTGGCCTGCGGCTGCGTGGTGTTCAGCAGCTTTAATCACGCTCTGGCGGACATGCTGACCCCCGGGGCCACAGCCCATCAGATCGGTCAGGGCACGCTGGCGAACGACGAAGCGCGCATTGTCGCTGCGGTCGCCAACCCTGATGCATGGTTGCCGGATGCGGTCACGCTCGACGGTCTTCTTTCCGAAGTGGCGGAGCGGCGCTGGTGTGAGCGATGGAGCCATGTTCTGACGCAGTTGGAGGATCTCCAGGTCTATGGCGCCTCAGGAGTGTCAACCGCGGCGGCTTTGCGTTCGCCTTCGACACGCCGCTTGCGTTGGAGGCAGCGTTGGGATCGACTCCAGAGCAGGGTGGCCAATCGGTTGCCCGGCTGGCTGCCATCGCCCTGA
- a CDS encoding glycosyltransferase family 2 protein translates to MPSPVGVWVVAACFNEQDVIARFIDRTLVVPGVEHLVLIDDGSADATAQRIKAWMEDHPGAPLILLELTRNFGKEAAMLAGLDYVNGRCAAAVLIDSDLQHPPELIEAMVREWHAGAEVVTAVRNDQDQESRLKVASAHWFYRVFNKVVDSIELREGAGDFRLLDASVLNAVTQLRESSRFSKGLLPWTGYRSVDLPYQRISRVGGRTSWSPLQLFGYAFDGIFSFSLLPLKVWTGIGVMVSSLSLLYALVVVLRTILYGVDVEGYASLMVAVLFLGGIQLIGIGVLGEYVGRIYVESKSRPHYFIRRIHNA, encoded by the coding sequence ATGCCCAGTCCTGTAGGTGTGTGGGTTGTGGCTGCCTGCTTCAACGAGCAGGACGTGATTGCCCGTTTCATAGACCGCACCTTGGTGGTGCCGGGTGTGGAACATTTGGTGTTGATCGATGACGGATCTGCCGATGCCACGGCTCAACGGATCAAGGCCTGGATGGAGGATCATCCAGGCGCGCCGCTGATACTCCTCGAACTAACGCGCAACTTCGGCAAGGAGGCGGCCATGCTGGCCGGGCTGGACTATGTCAATGGCCGCTGTGCGGCGGCGGTGCTGATTGATTCCGATCTTCAGCATCCGCCTGAGCTGATTGAAGCAATGGTGCGGGAGTGGCACGCTGGCGCCGAAGTGGTCACCGCCGTGCGCAACGACCAAGACCAGGAATCCCGTCTAAAGGTGGCCAGTGCCCACTGGTTCTATCGGGTGTTCAACAAGGTGGTGGACTCCATCGAGCTTCGGGAGGGGGCCGGAGATTTCCGCTTGCTGGATGCCTCCGTGCTTAACGCTGTGACGCAGCTGCGTGAATCGAGTCGCTTTTCCAAAGGTCTGCTGCCCTGGACGGGCTATCGCAGCGTGGATTTGCCTTATCAGCGCATCAGCAGGGTAGGGGGGCGGACCTCTTGGAGCCCTCTGCAGCTGTTCGGCTACGCCTTCGATGGAATTTTTTCGTTCTCTTTGCTGCCGTTGAAAGTTTGGACCGGCATTGGGGTCATGGTGTCGTCCCTCAGCCTTCTCTATGCCCTGGTGGTGGTGCTGCGCACGATCCTGTACGGCGTGGATGTGGAGGGCTACGCCTCTTTGATGGTGGCGGTGCTGTTCTTGGGTGGGATCCAGCTCATCGGCATCGGCGTGCTTGGCGAATACGTGGGCCGGATTTATGTGGAGTCGAAGTCACGTCCTCACTACTTCATCCGTCGCATTCACAACGCCTGA
- a CDS encoding heme oxygenase (biliverdin-producing) translates to MSVALAAQLREGTKKAHTMAENTGFVSCFLKGVVDKSSYRKLVADLYFVYSAMEDEMGQLTDHPVVGPVSMEQLNRRQSLEQDLAYYFGDNWKDQIQPSPSAAAYVERIHALAKESPELLVGHHYTRYMGDLSGGQILKNIAQKAMNMDGDDGLRFYVFDDIADEKAFKTTYRSTMDTLPIDQATADRIVEEANNAFHLNMNMFKELEGNLVAAIGKVLFGFLTRRQRAGSTEAAAA, encoded by the coding sequence ATGTCCGTCGCATTGGCCGCTCAGCTCCGCGAAGGCACCAAAAAGGCTCACACCATGGCCGAGAACACTGGTTTCGTCAGCTGCTTCCTGAAAGGCGTCGTCGACAAGTCCAGTTACCGCAAGCTGGTGGCTGATCTCTATTTCGTCTATTCCGCGATGGAAGACGAAATGGGCCAGCTGACCGATCACCCTGTCGTGGGTCCGGTGAGTATGGAGCAGCTCAACCGCCGTCAGTCCTTGGAGCAGGATCTGGCCTACTACTTCGGTGACAACTGGAAGGACCAGATCCAGCCTTCCCCGTCCGCTGCTGCTTACGTGGAGCGCATTCATGCCTTGGCCAAGGAATCTCCTGAGCTGTTGGTGGGCCATCACTACACCCGTTACATGGGTGATCTCTCTGGTGGACAGATCCTCAAGAACATCGCCCAGAAAGCGATGAACATGGACGGTGACGACGGCTTGCGCTTCTACGTCTTCGATGACATTGCTGACGAAAAGGCCTTCAAAACCACCTACCGCTCCACCATGGACACGTTGCCAATCGATCAAGCCACGGCTGATCGCATCGTTGAAGAGGCCAACAACGCGTTCCACTTGAACATGAACATGTTTAAGGAGCTCGAGGGCAACCTCGTGGCTGCCATCGGCAAGGTGCTCTTTGGATTCCTCACCCGCCGTCAGCGAGCGGGCAGCACGGAAGCGGCAGCCGCTTGA
- a CDS encoding glycosyltransferase gives MADIVLLATSDWDHPLWTNKQHVACALAELGHRVLYVDSLGVRGPRVDRSDSGRILKRLLRGLCGPRKVRPGVWVLSPLVLPGRTRGWAGFLNHWSFNLSLLVADCLLDLRRPLLWTFNPLTRAYLRLSRFHAVVYLCVDRIQAQPGMPVQALEAAERDLCTVANALFTTSPQLQASLGPLNAGSHGFGNVADAAHFGQALLEDLPRPVDWPATKGPVLIFIGAIDAYKLDLHMLEALMERTPHWTYLFIGPVGETDPSTNVSSWQRFPHVHQVGPRAYASLPAYLAHADVALLPLQLNDYTRHMYPMKFFEYLSAGRPVVATAIPSLRDQGDVALLCQPEVSAFEAAIEQALAGEGPALERRLERAQRHTYQTRTKAMLDRLSQHGLMPDEPFAPQAPPYHRFRHQWSRAQVFAQLRLALLGVLERLDQTARAECWLRRWLVREPSNIVLLSDLARRRFAQGDNREGCRLIERIWEEDGKAEVLHQLLFRRGSRPGSRIDQLAMFDVLASSTALPMHYAGYCRVVRTYRAIDAKDVAALRRGVQGLEMILSELEADPDTYRCLKPNRENRAKLLISAQLTRLRALMALKDTVALQQASLELLASARRYDPFAIDRTTATRMTRNIMRSLTIAAVMAWHADDPQCFDVVVNEMERLRQACHADRFDVISAKTHEDHRGFADEVVTMLNACRWSSAQRLSRPSLEQLVDPVLLVYFPNLRRARAEKAESFLQSLGSV, from the coding sequence GTGGCCGATATCGTTCTTCTGGCCACCTCAGACTGGGATCATCCGCTCTGGACCAATAAGCAGCACGTGGCTTGTGCGCTGGCTGAGCTGGGTCATCGCGTGCTGTATGTGGATTCTCTGGGGGTCCGCGGCCCCAGGGTTGATCGCTCTGATTCGGGCCGCATCCTGAAACGATTGTTGCGGGGATTGTGTGGGCCGCGCAAGGTGAGGCCGGGAGTTTGGGTTCTGTCTCCTTTGGTGCTGCCGGGCCGGACCCGCGGATGGGCTGGATTCCTCAACCACTGGAGTTTCAATCTCAGCTTGTTGGTGGCCGATTGTCTTCTTGACCTGCGCCGTCCGTTGCTCTGGACCTTTAATCCTCTCACCCGCGCCTATTTGCGCTTAAGCCGGTTTCATGCCGTGGTGTATCTCTGCGTGGATCGCATTCAGGCGCAGCCCGGGATGCCGGTGCAGGCACTGGAGGCGGCCGAGCGTGATCTCTGTACTGTCGCCAATGCGCTCTTCACCACCTCACCGCAACTTCAGGCGTCGCTTGGACCGCTGAATGCCGGCAGCCATGGTTTCGGCAATGTGGCGGACGCTGCCCATTTCGGTCAAGCTCTGCTGGAGGATCTTCCCCGACCGGTGGATTGGCCAGCCACCAAGGGGCCAGTGCTCATTTTTATCGGTGCGATCGATGCCTACAAGCTCGATCTCCACATGCTCGAGGCCTTGATGGAGCGAACCCCTCATTGGACCTATTTGTTTATTGGTCCAGTGGGTGAGACCGATCCCAGTACTAACGTCAGCAGCTGGCAGCGGTTCCCGCATGTGCATCAAGTGGGCCCGAGGGCTTATGCAAGCCTCCCCGCCTATCTCGCCCATGCCGATGTGGCCTTGTTGCCGCTGCAGCTCAACGACTACACCCGTCATATGTACCCGATGAAATTCTTCGAGTACTTGTCGGCCGGTCGTCCGGTGGTGGCGACGGCGATCCCCTCCTTACGTGATCAGGGGGATGTGGCGTTGCTTTGTCAGCCTGAAGTGTCTGCGTTTGAAGCCGCGATTGAGCAGGCGCTGGCTGGAGAGGGGCCGGCCCTGGAGCGCCGGCTTGAGCGTGCGCAGCGACATACCTACCAAACGCGGACCAAGGCGATGCTCGATCGCCTCAGTCAGCACGGACTGATGCCTGATGAGCCGTTCGCTCCACAGGCTCCTCCCTACCATCGTTTCCGTCATCAGTGGAGTCGGGCCCAGGTTTTTGCTCAGCTACGCCTCGCTCTGCTGGGTGTGCTGGAGCGGCTGGATCAAACGGCACGGGCTGAATGTTGGCTGCGTCGCTGGCTCGTGCGGGAACCCTCCAACATCGTCCTGCTGAGTGATCTGGCCCGGCGTCGGTTCGCCCAGGGCGACAACCGCGAAGGCTGTCGTCTCATTGAACGGATCTGGGAGGAAGACGGTAAAGCCGAAGTACTGCATCAGCTGCTGTTCCGCCGCGGGTCTCGACCGGGCAGTCGCATCGATCAGCTGGCCATGTTCGATGTACTGGCGTCCAGCACAGCTTTGCCGATGCATTACGCCGGATATTGCCGGGTGGTGCGCACCTATCGGGCCATCGACGCCAAGGATGTGGCGGCGTTGCGTCGGGGGGTCCAAGGGCTGGAGATGATTTTGTCTGAGCTGGAGGCTGATCCCGACACCTACCGCTGCCTCAAGCCCAATCGGGAGAACCGGGCCAAGCTGCTGATCTCAGCTCAACTCACGCGTCTTCGGGCCTTGATGGCGTTGAAAGATACGGTGGCTTTGCAACAGGCCTCGCTTGAACTGTTGGCCAGCGCGCGACGGTATGACCCGTTCGCCATTGATCGCACCACGGCCACGCGCATGACCCGCAACATCATGCGCAGCCTCACCATTGCAGCGGTGATGGCATGGCATGCCGACGATCCGCAGTGTTTTGATGTCGTGGTCAATGAGATGGAGCGTCTGCGCCAGGCTTGCCATGCCGATCGCTTTGATGTGATCTCTGCGAAAACCCACGAAGATCACAGGGGCTTTGCCGATGAAGTAGTGACGATGCTCAACGCTTGCCGCTGGTCTTCAGCTCAGCGATTGAGTCGTCCATCGCTGGAACAACTGGTGGATCCTGTTCTCCTTGTTTATTTCCCCAACCTGCGTCGTGCACGCGCTGAGAAGGCCGAGAGCTTTCTTCAGTCGCTTGGGTCGGTTTGA
- a CDS encoding NADP-dependent isocitrate dehydrogenase, producing the protein MAQFEKLTAPSQGTPIRFENGQPVVTDHPIIPFIRGDGTGVDIWPATQKVLDAAVAKAYGGSKTIEWFKVYAGDEACDLYGTYQYLPEDTLEAIRAYGVAIKGPLTTPVGGGIRSLNVALRQIFDLYSCVRPCRYYEGTPSPHKRPQDLDVIVYRENTEDIYMGVEWEADDAVGQELRKHLNEVVIPSNGKLGKRQIPEGSGIGIKPVSKHGSQRHIRKAIQHALRLEGDKRHVTLVHKGNIMKFTEGAFRDWGYELATTEFRDVCITERESWILGNLETDANLSVQANARMIEPGYDSLTPEKKADIDAEVQAVIDTIGNSHGGGKWKEMVLVDDRIADSIFQQIQTRPQEYSILATLNLNGDYISDAAAAMVGGLGMAPGANIGENAAIFEATHGTAPKHAGLDRINPGSVILSGVMMLEFLGWQEAADLVTKGLSAAIADKQVTYDLARLMEPKVEPVSCSGFAEAIVQRF; encoded by the coding sequence ATGGCTCAGTTCGAGAAGCTCACCGCCCCCAGCCAGGGAACACCGATCCGCTTCGAGAACGGACAGCCCGTCGTGACCGACCATCCGATCATTCCCTTCATCCGCGGGGACGGCACGGGCGTGGACATCTGGCCCGCCACCCAGAAGGTGCTCGATGCTGCCGTCGCCAAGGCCTACGGCGGCAGCAAAACCATCGAGTGGTTCAAGGTCTATGCCGGTGATGAAGCTTGCGACCTCTACGGCACGTATCAATACCTGCCGGAGGACACCCTCGAAGCGATTCGCGCCTATGGCGTCGCCATCAAAGGCCCTCTCACCACTCCTGTGGGCGGCGGCATCCGTTCGCTGAACGTGGCCTTGCGCCAGATCTTTGATCTGTATTCCTGCGTGCGTCCCTGCCGCTACTACGAGGGCACCCCCAGCCCCCACAAGCGACCCCAGGATCTCGACGTGATCGTCTACCGGGAGAACACCGAAGACATTTATATGGGTGTGGAGTGGGAAGCCGATGACGCCGTCGGCCAGGAGTTGCGCAAGCATCTGAACGAGGTGGTGATTCCCTCCAACGGCAAGCTGGGCAAGCGCCAGATCCCCGAAGGATCTGGCATCGGCATCAAACCCGTGAGCAAGCACGGCAGCCAGCGCCACATCCGCAAGGCGATCCAGCACGCCCTACGCCTAGAGGGCGACAAGCGTCACGTGACCCTGGTGCACAAGGGCAACATCATGAAATTCACGGAAGGAGCCTTCCGTGACTGGGGCTATGAACTGGCCACCACAGAATTCCGCGACGTGTGCATCACCGAGCGGGAGAGTTGGATCCTCGGCAACCTCGAGACAGACGCCAATCTCAGCGTGCAAGCCAACGCCCGCATGATCGAGCCTGGCTACGACAGCCTCACTCCTGAGAAAAAGGCCGACATCGATGCCGAGGTGCAAGCGGTGATCGACACCATCGGCAACAGCCACGGTGGCGGCAAGTGGAAGGAAATGGTGCTGGTCGACGACCGCATCGCCGACAGCATCTTCCAGCAGATCCAGACCCGGCCACAGGAGTATTCGATCCTGGCCACCCTCAACCTCAACGGCGATTACATCTCCGATGCCGCCGCCGCGATGGTGGGCGGTCTGGGCATGGCCCCCGGCGCCAACATCGGCGAGAACGCCGCCATCTTCGAAGCCACCCACGGCACCGCCCCGAAACACGCCGGCCTTGATCGCATTAACCCCGGTTCGGTGATCCTCAGTGGCGTCATGATGCTGGAGTTCCTGGGCTGGCAGGAGGCCGCCGACCTGGTGACCAAGGGTCTGAGCGCCGCCATCGCCGACAAACAGGTCACCTACGACCTGGCTCGCCTCATGGAGCCAAAGGTGGAACCGGTGAGCTGCAGTGGTTTCGCCGAAGCGATCGTTCAGCGCTTTTGA
- a CDS encoding 5'-methylthioadenosine/adenosylhomocysteine nucleosidase: MTRPLHFGLLGAMPEEIGSDLSHLKDLSCSNHGDLTIHKGSLGDTVQLSLAWSGWGKVSAARAATRLLASDPNIDLLVFTGVAGAADPTLRQWDVVLADAVMQHDMDARPLFPKFTLPALNQDRLQPQQDWFNWAKTALLEAYDAGGLEGFARPSSGLIATGDRFIGDAAVLQTLRDDLPGLRAVEMEGAAVAQVAEQEGIPWLVLRVISDGADEAAAQSFEDFLQRYEQQAWRLIEALLQRCNVAPRRCA; the protein is encoded by the coding sequence ATGACGCGACCGCTGCACTTCGGCCTGCTGGGCGCCATGCCGGAAGAGATCGGCTCCGATCTCAGCCACCTCAAGGATCTGAGCTGCAGCAACCACGGAGACCTCACCATTCACAAGGGATCCCTGGGCGACACGGTCCAGCTCAGCCTGGCCTGGAGCGGCTGGGGCAAGGTAAGCGCTGCACGAGCGGCCACACGCCTGCTCGCCAGCGATCCCAACATCGATCTATTGGTGTTCACCGGCGTCGCCGGCGCAGCGGATCCGACTCTGCGTCAATGGGACGTGGTGTTAGCCGATGCAGTGATGCAGCACGATATGGATGCCCGGCCCCTGTTCCCAAAGTTCACGCTGCCAGCCCTGAACCAGGACCGATTGCAACCGCAGCAGGACTGGTTCAACTGGGCCAAGACCGCTCTGCTGGAGGCCTATGACGCGGGAGGGCTCGAGGGGTTCGCACGGCCCAGCAGCGGCCTGATTGCCACGGGGGACCGATTCATCGGCGATGCCGCAGTGCTGCAGACGCTGCGGGACGATCTCCCAGGCCTGCGGGCCGTTGAGATGGAAGGGGCGGCGGTGGCGCAGGTAGCTGAGCAGGAGGGCATCCCCTGGTTGGTTTTGCGGGTGATTTCTGATGGTGCTGATGAGGCGGCGGCTCAGAGCTTCGAAGACTTCCTTCAACGCTATGAACAACAGGCCTGGCGTCTGATTGAGGCCCTTCTGCAGCGCTGCAACGTGGCTCCCCGACGATGCGCCTGA